Part of the Sulfuricurvum kujiense DSM 16994 genome, TAGTGCCGTCGAGATCGGGATGCGCTACTGGGTTCCGACGAGAAGCTATTTCAAAACGCAGTATGAGGTCAATATGGCGGTCTATAAAGCACTTAACTCCGCAAACGTAACAATTCCGTATCCGCAGAGGGATGTTCATGTTTATGAGTGTAAAGAGTCTTAATCAAATTTAACGATAATCGTATCAAATATTGATGCGATTAGAGGATATAAACATATCATAGACATATTTTTGAGAGTCACGGAAGCGGAAAAGGGGGTTATTATACAGTTAAGAATGACAAGATATCGGCAAAGTGGTAAAGAAAACTGATAAAATGCAATGAAATAAATAAGTGAGGGTATGATGATACACGATAATCCAGCTGAAAGATTGCTAAAAATTTTACAGGATGGGAAAAATGAAAATGTGAATGCACCATGTCGAGCTGTATGGGCAAGACTATTAAATGTAGAGATTACTGATCATGCACTAATGATGTCTCGAATGGGCAAAGTGATGGAGTTACCCAATCAAATCATTTCAGAATTAAAAGAAAAATTTCCTAATCAATCTAATACATATGAACATTGGAGTAAACAACTAAGTCATGCGTTTTTATTACAAAATATTAATGATAAATGGGACACATTTATTAAACACATCGATAATCATTCAATTGCATATCTTCAGCTTTCTGCAAATTTATTGCAATCAAAATCAATAATATCTCTTATTGAAAAAGAAAAGTTAAATGAAATAAGAGAAAAGATCGATAACCTTTACAAAGAAATTATAGAAACTGATTTAGATGAAAAAGTAAAAGAATTTTTGCTAAGAGCAATGCAAAAAATATTAGTTAGTGTTGATGAATATAATATTTCTGGTTCTATACCTATAATGGATTCTATTGACATGGTTTTTGGACATATGGTTGTAAATGATGAATTTCGTAATGAGATGAATAAAACACCAATAACAAAAACACTATTTGAGAGATTAAGTGATGTTGCAAATATTGTTACGGTATCTCAAGGATTAACTGAATTATCGAGTTATGTAAAACAACTATTATTAGGAGAGTCTTGATTAAGGTAAATAATTTATACTAAGTACCTCTCCTCGCCCACTTCTTACATTATCTATGGCAACTAAGGAGTTGTCATGGAAAATTCTCCCTCTCGAAACCTGATCAAACACTCCCAGCCGATGTTTAAAACGTATCTTCTGCTTTCGGCTGAACATCGGGTGCATTTTTGAGCAATGAAAGGGCGTGTTCGCGTGATCCGCGATTCGCTCTCTCTTGTAGATACTCTTCGGTTCTAAGCGATGCAATTTTTTCACTCAATGCCGTAATAATAAACTGATTAATCGAAATGTCACCTTTGAGCGCTTCTATCTCTTGTCGGTAGTAATCGGGAATCCGTAGGGCAAAGTTCATTTTGTTTCTCCTAATAAGGGATATAACTCTTTGGGAGTCATAATCTTAATACCGAAATATTTTTCAACTTCGGTAAAGTCTTTGAGATTGTAAGTGACTATAATCTCAGCTTGGGAATTAAAAGCCGTTTCTAAAACCATATCATCCTGCGGATCATGCAAAAACGGCCGCCACAAAAAGTTTATCTTCTGATGATGTGAAATCAGACACAAATCATCGATAAATAGGTCTATTGTTCCGTCATCCAAATTACCGCAAGACACTTTGTTTTCATTTCGTTTCAAGACTGCTTCCATCTCTAAGATTAAAGGATTCGAAACGACATTGATTTTTTGATCCATCTCAAAGAGTCGAATGAGAAGTGCATTGGCTATGCCGTTTCGACTCATAAGTGCTGCTACGATGATATTGGTATCTAAAACAATTTTCATGGTGATATTATATACAATATTACTTTAGTGTCAAGCTGTATTTAGTATCTTAACAATAAGCTCTTCTCGCACACTTCTTGCAATACTCCTTTTAACAAGGAGTTGTCATGGAATTCTCCCTCTCACATCATGAACGCAAACCTCTGCAGGTTAATCCTATCAAACACTCCCAGCCGATGGGTGCAACCCTGGCATTTTTGGGGGTCAAAGACTGTATGGCTCTGATGCACGGAGCACAGGGATGCGCCTCGTACACCAAAGTTTTCTTCACCCGCCATTTCAACGAACCCATCGCCGTACGCAACACTTCGGTGAGCGATATCACCGCCGTACTCGACGGCGGGGATTACTCGATCCTGATGGCGATAGAAAATATCCAGTCTAAAGAGAAAAATCTCAAACCCAGCATGATCGGTCTGCACACGACGGGACTGACCGAGACCAAAGGGGATGATGTCCGCGGTGTCGGAATGCACATCGAGATCCCCTATGTCTTCGTCAATACTCCCGATTACGAAGGGGGGATGGAGAGCGGCTGGGCGCTCACGGTAGCGGCAATGATCGAACAGATCACCGCAGAATCAACCGAGGTCAGAGCGAATAAACTCGTACTGCTGCCTCACCTGAGCATGCAGCCTATCGAAGTCGAAAAAATCAAATGCTTTTGCGAGGACTTCGGGTTTGAGACCTATGCGCTTCCCGATCTCTCCACTTCGCTCGACGGATATTGGGAAGAGGGGCAGGGAAAACTTGCCAACGGCGGGATTACGGTTGATCAGATCCGTGAACTAGCAACCTCTTCGGTGGTCGTCTCCATCGGTACGTCGATGAAAAAATCGGCGCAGGCTCTGTTAAAGAAAAATCCCTCAATCGAGCATCTCCATTTTGACCATATGATGGGATTGGACGGGTGTGACAATTTTGTCGCTGCTCTGATGAAAATACGACACACGGAGCCAAAACCGTTGGTCAAGCGGTGGCGATCACGTCTGCAGGATGCGATGCTCGATTCTCATTTTCTGATCGGAAGTTCCCATTTCGTCGTTACGGGTGAGCCGGATATGCTCGTCGGTATCTGTGCGCTGCTCCGAAGTGTCGGCGGAACCGTCGTTGCAGCGGTATCTACGACGTTTAGCGACGCTCTTCACTTGATAGAAGCGGATAATGTATTTGTCGGTGATTTGGAAGATGCGCGCCGTTTCTTTGATGAGGCGGACATGGTTATCAGTAATTTCCATGCAGAACGAATCTTGCATAGTGTAGAACATACGGCTCTCGTTATCCGAGGATTCCCTAATTACGAAGAGTTAGGGAACCAGCTCAAAAACGATCAACTGTATGAAGGAAGCACATATTTTTTATTCGAGATCGCAAACGAATTGAGAAAGGTCAAACATGAACACTAAAATCACGGTAGAGGGGAATGGGACTATGAATAGCGCTTTAAAAGTTGCTTTTGCGACGAAAGATATGGAAGAGATCAATGCTCATTTCGGCGGGGCCAAAGAGTTTGTTGTATACAACGTATCCAAAGACGGATATGAAGTCTCCGAAGTCATAAAAACGGACAATGCCGAATTAGAAGATGATGATAAAACCGATTATCGTGTCCGAGCCCTTAAAGGGGTCAACATCATGTATTCGGAAAGTATCGGCGGAACGGCTGCGGCAAAAGTTATCCGAGCCGGCATACATCCGATGAAAGCGAATAACTCGACACGAATCGAAGAGGTTCTAAAAGAGCTGGTAAAAATGATCAACGGCAATCCTCCGCCGTGGATCAAAAACATTATGCAAATGCAGACCGAACACGACGTACGTCAAGACCGATGGGCAGAAGGCGAGTAATAAAATATAAGCACGGTTTACTGTGCGTGGGTCCGCTGCCGAAGCGAACCAGTGTGAACATAGCCGGAAGGGGCTTGGCTCCTTTGGCGTATCAAAAATAAAGGGATAGTACGATGGAAGCAGAAAAAAAATTAAGTGATTTCGGACTAGAAATCGTTCGTCAGATCCGTGCACTCGATCAATTCGGAAACTGGGCAAAGATCGGCGATGAAGAGTTGCTGATCAAAAAGTATGTCAAAACCAAAGAGGAACTCAAATTGGTTCCGTTGATTGCAGACATTGATGAGATGATGATCAATGACATCAAGATGATCTATAAAGCGGTTGCATTGTCGTTTGAACGTAAAACAGGGGTCGTCTGTAACGTTATTATGGAGATGAGCCATGAAGGGTTCGGACGATGTGCCGTTATTGCCGATCGTATCTGTATCGTCAATAAATATTTCAAAGATGCGCACCGCTTCAGTTATCGAACGCTTGATGCACTCTTTGAAGACGGAGATAAAACACTCTCAAGCGCGATTGAGATTTATGAACAATATAAACCGTGTATACAACAAGGATAAAGGGGTAAATAATGGCAAAAGTAGGAATTTTTTTCGGTAGCAGTAGCGGTGTCACACGAGGTGCGGCAGAACTTCTTGCGGATCAGTTCAAAGGTGCTGAATTGATCGATATGGAAGAAGATTTTGACGGGATCGATCAATTCGAGGATTTCGATGTATTGCTTCTGGGCTCATCCACATGGGGGCAGGGCGATCCTCAGCGTGACTGGGTTGATCCGCTATATGAACTCGATAACGATCGTCCCGATTTGGAAGGGAAAAAAGTAGCTTTCTTCGGTGCGGGTGACCAAAAAACCCACGGCGAACACTTTATAAGCGCTTTGGGGAAAATGCACGATCTTTTCACCTCACTCGGTGCAAGTGCATACGGTTTCATTCCGACAAGCGGATACGACTATGAGTTTTCCCTCGCGGAACGTGACGGAAAATTCTGCGGATTAGGGATTGACGATGTCAATCAGGAAGATTTGACCGAAGAGAGAGTTATCGGTTGGGCAAACCAGCTCAAAAGTGAGATGGGATTATAAGGAGAATATTATGGGAACGTTAGCTGAATTTCAAAAAATCACCGATACCGAAGATTTTTTTGATTTTTTCGATCTTGCATACGATGAGCGTTTGGTTCAGGTAAAACGTTTTCATATGATGAAAAAATTTGGAGAATTGGTGGATAAAGCTAAAGGGCACGATATGGGAAGCGATGAAAAATTGCTTGAATATTACAAGTTCGCTTTGATTACCGTTTATAAGAATTTTGAAAACGGGTACAGCCCGTCAGCAGCCGATGTCTGGGAGATGTTCGATAAGCCGAGTGCTTGCGGTACCTGTTCCACATCAAGCAGCTGCAGTAGCGTAGAGGAGGTCAGTCATGGAGTCCACGCCTGCGTCAGCCAAAACACCGTTAGTTTCTGAAGAGGATATGCCGATTGATGAGGCAGCCCGTAAAACCAATCTCTATAAAATGTCCACTAAAGACGAGATTCTTTCTCTTTACAGAATCGGGCAGAGAGTACGATTAACCAAATCGATCCGAAATGACGGGACCTACCCCCATGCGGCAGTCGGAGACATTCTTGTAGAAGCGGGAGCGGAAGGGTATGTCCGTGCCATAGGTGATTTTCTTCAGACCATCCGGGTATATGAAGTCAATTTTATCGAAGAGGGGCTGATCTTCGGGTGCCGCGAAGCGGAATTAGAGAGTGCTCTGGAAGATGACGGATACGATGAAGTGGCCGAAGAACTCCGATGGATAAAAGAACATCGCGCTAAAAAAGCTGCTGAAAAAGCGGCGCAATCTCAAGAAGAGGGGGAGTAATCTACACTTTTTGAGATTTGTGCATACTGCAGAAACATGGTTGTTATCATGTGATGCGGGAAATATGAGGAGGTTAAGATGGTCAGTGTCATTTTTTGCGGCTTCGCTGAAGGTCAAAATAAACGTGTTTACGCAAAATCCGGTGATGTATTACTGCGTGTTGCCCAAAGCAACGGTATTGTAATCCCGACAGATTGTACAGACGGTATGTGCGGAAGCTGTGTTGTACGTATTGAAGACATTGCTACTGATGAATCAATGGACTCAAATGCTGAAGAATACGCATCAAAAGGCAAAGCAGTCTATATGGAAGATAAAGAGCTTGAAACATTAGTTTCAATGGGCGCTATCACCAAAAAAGAGGCTGAAATCGCTCAACAGTTCAATCGTCCGACTCCGGTACGTTTGGCTTGTCAATGCGTAATAAAAGACGCGATACTGGTCAAACCGTACTAAATATTTCTAAGTGCCCTCGGGCTAACATCTAAACGGAAACAATTCGTTTAGCGAACATCATAATCATTAAAGGAGTTGGGATGACAACACGTGTAGAAATTATGAATGACTTTTTGGCGATCAACGTTATTCCGGGCAAAACGATCCAAGATATCGTTGAAGCTTCAGGAAGTGCGCTTCCTTTCGGATGCCGTGACGGTGAATGCGGTACCTGTGTCGTAATGATCGAATCAGGAATGGAATATATGAGTCCTGTTACTGATAAAGAGAAAGCGGTACTTAAAACGCTTAACGAAAGCAATCCGAAAGCTCGTCTTGCTTGTCAAATGAAAGTCATCGCACCAAACGGATTGGTACGTATTAAATATTAAGCCCTACCTTACATAAATCCCATCGGTATTTATTCCGATTGAATCTACTGCCTCTTTTGAGGCAGATAGAACTGTATGTTTTTTAATCACTCATCTGCTTAAAAAGAGTCTATACTTTTAAAAGAACAATTTATGCACTTGTTATGTAAGTGTGTATTATTTTAGGCGGATTATCATGCAAACAACACTTTCATATAAACAAAAACAATTACCAAGATTATCGATGCAGACGTGGCTTCCGCTACTTCAATGCTCGCTCAATGACCTAGAAAAACACCTTCAGGTAATTACGAATGAGAACCCTTGCCTGGAAGTAAAATCGGGCTTTGAAGAGTCTAATACTTCCGCAGGGGGAGGCGCAGCCTACGGAGCATTTCAAAACTATGTATCCAACGCTTCCAGCGATCAGATCGAATGGTTGAGTATCTCCTCTACCTCTCTCTACGAAAAACTCGACGAGCAGATCGTAGCACCGCTTTTTCCGACACCGATTTCGCAAAAGATCGCACGTCAGATCGTCTATTACATCAGCGATGAGGGATATTTTGAGGGAAGCGTCGAAGAGGTGGCACAGCAGTGCGATACCGATGCCCATACCGTAGAACGGGTCCGTCAGCGTTTTGCCCATCTCGAGCCTTCCGGTGTCGGTGCGGTGGATTACAAAGAGTCGTTTTTATTCCAGCTCAGCGATCATGATCTGGATGATGAACTGAGCATTTTGCTCAGTGCGATGATTTTGCAGTTTGACAAAATGGAAAAATTTATCAACCATCCGCGGCTTCACGATGCCAAACATGTTTTACAGCATCTTCGCAACCCGCCTGCATTGGAGTATATGGAACCGGAGACGCAGATCACTCCCGATCTTTTTGTCGAATTTTCGGGTTCGGAACTCAATATCCGTATCAACCATGCGTTTTATCCGGACTTGCAGGTCAATATGATCGATAAATACGATAATTTTGCCCGTCAAAAATTCAAAGAGGCGCGCGAACTGGTCAAACTGCTTGACCTGCGCAAAGCGACCCTTTATAACGTCGCATTGGTTCTGCTTGAGAAACAGTACGGCTTTTTTATGGGTGGGGAGCTTAAACCGCTGCGTCTTCAGGATGTTGCCGATGAGTTAGGCTTTAACGAATCGACGATCTCACGGGCGATTGCCGACAAATACATTCAGACGGAACGGGGCTTGTACGCGTTTAAAGACTTTTTCTCCAATTCGATCGGCGAAGTCTCAACCTCGGAGATCAAACATTTTCTCAAACGTCTTGTCACGAGCGAGAATAAAGACGACCCTTTCAGCGATAAAACGCTTCATGAGATGATTGAAGAGCGTTTCGGGGTCAAGATGGTGCGCCGCGTCATCGCCAAATACCGTCAGGAACTCGATATCCCATCCTATAAAGAGCGGTTGTTTTTGTACAAGCTCGAACTCCTTTAGGCTTTAAAGCATGTCAATCTGACAGGGAATAGAGCTTTTTGCTAAAATCGCTCTATTATCCTCTCTATGATTATTCATTTAGACCTTGACTGTTTTTTTGCCTCCTGCGAACGGGTTCGAAATCCCTCATTAGAGGGGAAATGCGTGGCCGTCGGAGGGCGGGGCGATCCGTTTATCTTTGACAAGAAACCCTCCCATGCCAAAAAACTGATGACGGTGAATTCGGGAGCTTTCGTCCCCTCACTCTTTCATGCGGAGCACGACAGCCGACACTATTTTAAAGACGGGGATAAAATGCGGGGGATTATCACGACCGCGAGCTATGAAGCACGTGCATACGGGATAAAAACCGCTATGAGCGTGCATGAAGCTCTCCGTCTTTGTCCCCATCTCATCCTCCTGCCGCCGAATCATCTGCTGTATCATACGATGAGTCATGAACTGATGGAGTATCTCTCGACGCTTATCCCCGTGATGGAGCAGTACAGCATCGATGAGATGTTTGGTGATCTTGGCGGATGGATCGATGATGTCGATACGTATGAGTTTGTCCGGCACCTCCAAAATCAAATCAGCGTAGAGTTTAAATTGCCCGTCTCTATCGGTGCAAGCCGTTCCAAATGGATTGCGAAGCTCGCAACATCTTCCGCCAAGCCTTACGGTGTGCGCGTCGTCCACGCAGAGGAGATCGAATCGTTTGTCAAAGATATTCCCATCGGTGACTTTCCCGGTGTGGGCAAAGCATTTTCTCAGAAAATGGAGCGTTACGGGATCAAGAGTATCGGTAATGCCTGGAAATCGGATGCTCTTATCCGATCTTGGGGAACACACGGACGCGATCTTTATGCGCGGCTCAGAGGCGAGGACAATGAGAGGGTACAGCCAAGCCGATCTAGAAAAGGGATAGGGATATCCAGATCGATGGATCATCCGGTACAGGAGAGGGATGAGCTTTTCCGCCGTATTCACATTTTGGTACGCCATTGGAGCCATACCATCATGAAGCTGGGGGTGAATCCTACGACGTACTCTTTTTCATTGGGATATGAAAACTGGGGAAGCTCCAAAAAACAATACACCCTGTATCGTCTCTTTAATGAGACGTTTCTCCAATCTTTTACGATAGAGAAATTCAGAGAGCTTGATGTTTATCCTCATATACGTGTCCGTTACATCGCCATGAGTGCTACAAAATTTATCCATCATGACCCGAAAACATTTAATATTTTAGAATATGAAAATGATATGAAAATGCGCAGTCTTAGCGATGCGTTAACCACTATCAGGGACAAATACGGGATGGATATTGTACGAGGGGGCGGTGAGCTGTGATCCTCACAATTCACTGCACAGTGTAAAATGCACTATGGTCTCATGTTTTGCATGATACATTGCTTTATCGGCAGATTTGAGCAATGTCGATGCATCCGCACCGTCCTGAGGATAAAAGGCGATACCGATGCTGATGGAGGGAATGATGTCGCAATTCTCAAGTACGATAGGCTGTTCGGTTTTATCCAGAAGTGTTTTTGCAACTGATACCGCTTCCTCTTTAGTCTTGATGGTTTCGAGGATAATGGTAAATTCATCGCCTCCTAAACGGGCGACAAAATCATCGGAACGGATAGTTTCTTTCAGCCGTTTAGCGACTGTTTTTAAAAGGATATCCCCGCACTCATGTCCGTAAGTGTCATTAACCTCTTTAAACTGATTGAGGTCGATAAAAAAGAGGGCGAATATCTGATGATTCCGTTCGGATCTGGCAAGTACCTGAGTAAATACCTGATTAAAAAAAAGACGATTCGGCAAACCCGTCAAAACGTCATGATGGGAGTCTATAAGCAGTTTCTCCTCATACGCTTTTTGAAGGGTGATATCGCTTAAGACCGCTACATAGCGTATCAGTTTTCCTGTTTCATCCCGAATAGCCGAGATACTTTGCAATGAGGGGAAGAGTTCACCGTTTTTCCGTTTATTCCATATTTCGCCGCGCCATTTTCCTGTACTGTTAATCGTATGAAACATTTCGTCATAAAAATGGCGATCGTGTTTGCCCGATTTTAGAATACGGGGATCTTTTCCTAAGACTTCTTCTTCGCTAAATCCCGTTACGGCTGTAAACGCTTCGTTGATTTTGATAATTTTTTTGGAAGTATCGGTGACAAAAATCACTTCGCTCGTATTGTGAAAAACGGCATCGGACAATAAGAGTTCCGCTTCGCGTCTTTTATACTCTTTTATATTGTCTACACTCAGCCATACATAGGGCTGAGCCTTGATCATAATAAGTTTGCCTGAGATTTTGACCGGTACGGCTTCACCGCTTTTACCGATATAGGTACTTTCATACGGATCAATATGTTTGTTTTGTATCAATGCACGAAACTGCTCTTTTTCAAATACGACGGCATCCTCCGATATGCAATCAAAGTAACTTAGTCCCCGAATCCGTTTACTGGAAAGGGCGATTATTTTTAAAAAACTTTTGTTCGCATCGAGAATTTTTCCGTCTAAAGAACAAAGTGCCAACCCGGCGGATGAATTGGCGATCAACATCCGGTTAAAATGGCGCGAATCTTCGATATCCTGTACCAGCGTATGGAGAAAATACCAAAAAATAAGACTGCCGATCAATGCTAATAAGATCGTTAATCCAAATGCGTATTCCGCCGCTTTGATATAGGGGGCACGGATTTCGGATATGTCTATTTTAGCAACGATCCCCCATCCTAAATCTTTGATCGGTTCATACGCTGCCAAAACGGTTTCGCCTCTGTAGTCGAATGCTATTATCGTCCCTTTTTCCCCTTTCAGCGCTTGGCGCATAGGCTCGCCAAGCTCCGATTTCCATGGGATTGCCGTCGGTTTGCTCATTTTATAATGGCGTTGTTTAATCAGAAACTGGATTTTATCCCCATCACGTCTTCCGAGAGTAAATTCCCCCGTCTGTCCAAATCCTCCGTATCGATAGTGGGCTTCGGCTATTTTTTGAATGACATTTACAGCCAGCTTTTTTTTCGTCTCGACTGAAATGCCGTCGTAGAGTAAAAATTCTTGCTGCGCTACGATATTTATCATCACGGCTTGCGTCTCTA contains:
- a CDS encoding 2Fe-2S iron-sulfur cluster-binding protein, producing the protein MVSVIFCGFAEGQNKRVYAKSGDVLLRVAQSNGIVIPTDCTDGMCGSCVVRIEDIATDESMDSNAEEYASKGKAVYMEDKELETLVSMGAITKKEAEIAQQFNRPTPVRLACQCVIKDAILVKPY
- a CDS encoding 2Fe-2S iron-sulfur cluster binding domain-containing protein, whose amino-acid sequence is MTTRVEIMNDFLAINVIPGKTIQDIVEASGSALPFGCRDGECGTCVVMIESGMEYMSPVTDKEKAVLKTLNESNPKARLACQMKVIAPNGLVRIKY
- a CDS encoding DNA polymerase Y family protein; the protein is MIIHLDLDCFFASCERVRNPSLEGKCVAVGGRGDPFIFDKKPSHAKKLMTVNSGAFVPSLFHAEHDSRHYFKDGDKMRGIITTASYEARAYGIKTAMSVHEALRLCPHLILLPPNHLLYHTMSHELMEYLSTLIPVMEQYSIDEMFGDLGGWIDDVDTYEFVRHLQNQISVEFKLPVSIGASRSKWIAKLATSSAKPYGVRVVHAEEIESFVKDIPIGDFPGVGKAFSQKMERYGIKSIGNAWKSDALIRSWGTHGRDLYARLRGEDNERVQPSRSRKGIGISRSMDHPVQERDELFRRIHILVRHWSHTIMKLGVNPTTYSFSLGYENWGSSKKQYTLYRLFNETFLQSFTIEKFRELDVYPHIRVRYIAMSATKFIHHDPKTFNILEYENDMKMRSLSDALTTIRDKYGMDIVRGGGEL
- the rpoN gene encoding RNA polymerase factor sigma-54, which translates into the protein MQTTLSYKQKQLPRLSMQTWLPLLQCSLNDLEKHLQVITNENPCLEVKSGFEESNTSAGGGAAYGAFQNYVSNASSDQIEWLSISSTSLYEKLDEQIVAPLFPTPISQKIARQIVYYISDEGYFEGSVEEVAQQCDTDAHTVERVRQRFAHLEPSGVGAVDYKESFLFQLSDHDLDDELSILLSAMILQFDKMEKFINHPRLHDAKHVLQHLRNPPALEYMEPETQITPDLFVEFSGSELNIRINHAFYPDLQVNMIDKYDNFARQKFKEARELVKLLDLRKATLYNVALVLLEKQYGFFMGGELKPLRLQDVADELGFNESTISRAIADKYIQTERGLYAFKDFFSNSIGEVSTSEIKHFLKRLVTSENKDDPFSDKTLHEMIEERFGVKMVRRVIAKYRQELDIPSYKERLFLYKLELL
- a CDS encoding nitrogen fixation protein NifZ: MESTPASAKTPLVSEEDMPIDEAARKTNLYKMSTKDEILSLYRIGQRVRLTKSIRNDGTYPHAAVGDILVEAGAEGYVRAIGDFLQTIRVYEVNFIEEGLIFGCREAELESALEDDGYDEVAEELRWIKEHRAKKAAEKAAQSQEEGE
- a CDS encoding flavodoxin, whose translation is MAKVGIFFGSSSGVTRGAAELLADQFKGAELIDMEEDFDGIDQFEDFDVLLLGSSTWGQGDPQRDWVDPLYELDNDRPDLEGKKVAFFGAGDQKTHGEHFISALGKMHDLFTSLGASAYGFIPTSGYDYEFSLAERDGKFCGLGIDDVNQEDLTEERVIGWANQLKSEMGL
- a CDS encoding NifX-associated nitrogen fixation protein, which codes for MEAEKKLSDFGLEIVRQIRALDQFGNWAKIGDEELLIKKYVKTKEELKLVPLIADIDEMMINDIKMIYKAVALSFERKTGVVCNVIMEMSHEGFGRCAVIADRICIVNKYFKDAHRFSYRTLDALFEDGDKTLSSAIEIYEQYKPCIQQG
- a CDS encoding nitrogenase-stabilizing/protective protein NifW, encoding MGTLAEFQKITDTEDFFDFFDLAYDERLVQVKRFHMMKKFGELVDKAKGHDMGSDEKLLEYYKFALITVYKNFENGYSPSAADVWEMFDKPSACGTCSTSSSCSSVEEVSHGVHACVSQNTVSF
- the nifN gene encoding nitrogenase iron-molybdenum cofactor biosynthesis protein NifN — protein: MEFSLSHHERKPLQVNPIKHSQPMGATLAFLGVKDCMALMHGAQGCASYTKVFFTRHFNEPIAVRNTSVSDITAVLDGGDYSILMAIENIQSKEKNLKPSMIGLHTTGLTETKGDDVRGVGMHIEIPYVFVNTPDYEGGMESGWALTVAAMIEQITAESTEVRANKLVLLPHLSMQPIEVEKIKCFCEDFGFETYALPDLSTSLDGYWEEGQGKLANGGITVDQIRELATSSVVVSIGTSMKKSAQALLKKNPSIEHLHFDHMMGLDGCDNFVAALMKIRHTEPKPLVKRWRSRLQDAMLDSHFLIGSSHFVVTGEPDMLVGICALLRSVGGTVVAAVSTTFSDALHLIEADNVFVGDLEDARRFFDEADMVISNFHAERILHSVEHTALVIRGFPNYEELGNQLKNDQLYEGSTYFLFEIANELRKVKHEH
- the nifX gene encoding nitrogen fixation protein NifX, whose translation is MNTKITVEGNGTMNSALKVAFATKDMEEINAHFGGAKEFVVYNVSKDGYEVSEVIKTDNAELEDDDKTDYRVRALKGVNIMYSESIGGTAAAKVIRAGIHPMKANNSTRIEEVLKELVKMINGNPPPWIKNIMQMQTEHDVRQDRWAEGE
- a CDS encoding diguanylate cyclase domain-containing protein; this translates as MKTLKSSFSEYFANKRIEQTPYYLIALLTFNMIVVVTIAIVLLYNLGFERQKNRLVELVETQAVMINIVAQQEFLLYDGISVETKKKLAVNVIQKIAEAHYRYGGFGQTGEFTLGRRDGDKIQFLIKQRHYKMSKPTAIPWKSELGEPMRQALKGEKGTIIAFDYRGETVLAAYEPIKDLGWGIVAKIDISEIRAPYIKAAEYAFGLTILLALIGSLIFWYFLHTLVQDIEDSRHFNRMLIANSSAGLALCSLDGKILDANKSFLKIIALSSKRIRGLSYFDCISEDAVVFEKEQFRALIQNKHIDPYESTYIGKSGEAVPVKISGKLIMIKAQPYVWLSVDNIKEYKRREAELLLSDAVFHNTSEVIFVTDTSKKIIKINEAFTAVTGFSEEEVLGKDPRILKSGKHDRHFYDEMFHTINSTGKWRGEIWNKRKNGELFPSLQSISAIRDETGKLIRYVAVLSDITLQKAYEEKLLIDSHHDVLTGLPNRLFFNQVFTQVLARSERNHQIFALFFIDLNQFKEVNDTYGHECGDILLKTVAKRLKETIRSDDFVARLGGDEFTIILETIKTKEEAVSVAKTLLDKTEQPIVLENCDIIPSISIGIAFYPQDGADASTLLKSADKAMYHAKHETIVHFTLCSEL
- a CDS encoding putative toxin-antitoxin system toxin component, PIN family, yielding MKIVLDTNIIVAALMSRNGIANALLIRLFEMDQKINVVSNPLILEMEAVLKRNENKVSCGNLDDGTIDLFIDDLCLISHHQKINFLWRPFLHDPQDDMVLETAFNSQAEIIVTYNLKDFTEVEKYFGIKIMTPKELYPLLGETK